Proteins encoded in a region of the Nocardia asteroides genome:
- a CDS encoding alpha/beta hydrolase translates to MDYIGYAGFLPDQYRQESLIHPTPTWWSWRGKRVHVARAANRDAGVRALAIHGAGGYSGLLWPLAALAAREDVDVMAVDLPLYGDTVEPDPGSVRYEDWIDLLCEFVRAETKSDDRPLVLFGASMGGMLAYEVAARTGAVAHVVATCLLDPGDPAACRAATRWSFTGTAAPVLLRAMDPLLGRVQVPIRWVVDMNNMSLDSALSRACAADPRGGGVKVPLGFLTSFLGFRHTPPDTFHAAPLTLVHPAADRWTPAELSIRFLERIPNGTDLVLLENCGHFPIEEPGVTQLATTLRSVLARVRDLRA, encoded by the coding sequence GTGGACTACATCGGATACGCGGGGTTCCTCCCCGACCAGTACCGTCAGGAATCGCTGATCCATCCGACTCCGACGTGGTGGTCGTGGCGCGGCAAACGCGTCCACGTCGCCCGCGCCGCCAACCGTGACGCGGGGGTGCGGGCACTGGCCATTCACGGGGCGGGCGGCTACTCGGGTCTGCTGTGGCCCCTCGCCGCACTCGCCGCACGGGAGGACGTGGACGTGATGGCCGTGGATCTCCCGCTGTACGGAGATACCGTCGAACCGGATCCGGGTTCGGTGCGCTACGAGGATTGGATCGATCTGCTCTGCGAATTCGTGCGTGCCGAAACGAAATCCGATGACCGGCCACTGGTTCTGTTCGGTGCCAGCATGGGCGGAATGCTGGCCTACGAGGTCGCCGCGCGCACCGGTGCCGTCGCCCACGTGGTCGCGACCTGCCTACTCGATCCCGGCGATCCCGCTGCCTGCCGCGCGGCCACCCGCTGGTCGTTCACCGGCACAGCCGCGCCCGTTCTGCTGCGCGCGATGGACCCGTTGCTCGGTCGCGTCCAAGTACCGATCCGCTGGGTAGTCGACATGAACAACATGAGTCTCGACTCGGCCCTGTCCCGGGCATGCGCGGCCGATCCCCGAGGCGGCGGCGTGAAGGTCCCACTCGGCTTCCTCACCAGCTTTCTCGGCTTCCGGCACACACCGCCTGACACCTTCCACGCCGCACCGCTCACGCTGGTCCATCCCGCTGCAGACCGCTGGACACCAGCGGAGCTGAGCATCCGGTTCCTCGAACGGATACCGAACGGGACCGACCTGGTATTACTTGAGAACTGCGGACACTTCCCGATCGAGGAACCTGGCGTGACTCAGCTCGCCACGACCTTGCGGTCGGTACTGGCACGAGTCAGGGACTTGAGGGCGTGA